Genomic segment of Paucidesulfovibrio longus DSM 6739:
ATGGGCGCGATGGCCGCCACCGTGCCCATGGAGGTGCCCATGGCCGTGGCCACGAAGGCGGCGATGGCGAACAGGCCGGGCAGGACGAGCCGCACCGGGATGTAGGAGAGTCCGAGATTGACCGTGGCGTCCACCCCGCCGATGGACTCGGCCACGGCGGCGAAACCGCCCGCAAGGAGATAGATCATGCACATGGTCACGATGCTGATCTCTCCCGCGCCCTTGAGAAAGACGTTGATCTTCGTGTTCAGCCCGCCCCGGCCCTGGATCAGGCCGAGCGCAATGCCGGGAAGAATGGCCACGGCGGCCGAGAGCTGGTAGAAGGCCATTTCGACCCCCTGCGCGCTCAGCACGGCTCCCGTGCCCACGAACAGGACCAGGAACAGGAGCAGCGGCGTCAGCGCGGCGCTGCTCGGACTGCCTTCGTGATTCATTGCCGATGCTCTCCCATGGCAGCTGAGAATTGTCGTCCGCAAACGGACCGTGCGCGGCGACGCCACGGCGGAGGTCCGGCGGGATTCGTCCGGATTGCCGCTACTTCGCCAGCAGCGCGGCGTAGAAGAATTCGCCCCATTTCGCGTCGGGATCGGTGGTCCATTCCGTGCGCAGCTCGGCGTCGGGGTGCCCGGCCAGGAACGCGGCGATCTGGCGTTCGTTCTCGTCGGGATTGAGCGTGCAGGTCAAATAGGCGAGCAGTCCGCCCCGCGGGAGGCGCTTCCAGGCGTTTTCCAGCATGGCGGCCTGGAGTTCCACGAGGTCGTCGAAATCGTCCTCGGAACGTTTCCATTTGATGTCCGGCCTGCGCGAAAGAGTGCCCAGGCCGGAACAGGGCGCGTCGAGCAGGATGGTGCGCGGCGGCGTGGAAAAGGGCGGCCTTTCCAGGGCCGAGGCCGCCACGGCTTCCACTTCGGGCTGCTCGGCCTGGAGGGCGCGGATGCGCCCCCGGTGAATGTCCGAGGCCAGGACGCTCTTGCCCAGCTCCAGCAGCAGGCGCGTCTTGCCGCCGCGTCCGGAGCAGGCGTCCCAGACCGGGTCGGGCCAGGAGCCGGGATCCAGGGCGAGCAGGGCCTCGCGCCCGGCAAAGCTCTGCCGGACCAGGGTTTCGTCCGGCAGATCGTCCAGGTGCGTTCCGGCGGCAAAGGCCAGCCCCAGGCCGGAGCTGCCGAGCAGACCGGGCCGGGCCGCGAGGGACGCGGCGATTTCCGCGGCCCTGGGGTGCCTGTGCTGCACGGCGATGCCCAGCGCGGGCGGCAGGGCCTGGGCCTGGAGGTAGCGCAGGCCCGTTTCCGGGCCGTATTCGTCGAGCCAAAGCTCCACGAGCCAGTCCGGGCAGGCGTATTTCCGGGCCAGGGTGTCGGGGTGCTCTTCCGGCGGGGTCTCCGGACCGAAGAAGCCTTCGGGCAGGGGCTGTTCCGCCAGGGCGGCCACCTTGCGCAGCACGGCGTTGGCCAGTCCGGCCAGCCCGTCGTTCGCGGCCTCGCGCACGGCGTCCACGCCCCAATTGACCGAGGCGCGCGCTGGCACGCGGTCCAGGTGGAGCATCTCGTGGCTGGCGGCGCAGAGGATCAGCAGCACGCCCGGCGGCAGGGATTCGGGCCGGTCCAAAAAGCGCGACAAGATGTACTCGACGCGCGTTTTGCTGCGCAGCACGCCGTAGAACAGCTCCGTGGCCAGGGCCGCGTCGCGCGGGTCGAGCGGCCGGGCGGAAAGGGTCGCGTCCAGGGCGGCCTGGGCGTCTGTTTCGCGGACTTGCCGCCGCTCCGGAGCGGCCAGGCCCAGGCAGCGCTCCAGCGCTTCCAGGGCGGCGGCGCGCGCCGGGGGCACGTTCGATCGTTTCGCTGCGGGGTTATGAGAAGCATCGTGACGCTTGGTGGGCTTATTCGGCTTCATTGTCTGCTCCGGCGGCTCCGGCTGTGGCGATGGCCTGGCCCCGCTGGGCCTCGCCCGCGCCGTGGTGATATTCGGGCGCGAGAAAGCGCAGCAGCGCCTTTTCCACGAGGTCCAGGGCCACGAAGGTGTCCAGGCAGGGACCGTTGGGCCGCTCGTTGAGCACGCCGTACACGGGCAGGGGGTAGGTGTCCTGGATGCCGCTGGAAAGGTCGCGCTCGCAGGCCACGGCGATGATCATGCGGGGCCGCTTCTGGACCACGATGCGCCGGGCGATGGTGCCGCCCGTGGCGATGGCCAGATGCACGCCGTATTTGTCGTGCAGCTCCAGCAGGCCCTTGAGCGGGCACTTGCCGCAGCGCTTGCAGTTGTTGATGTCGTAGGTCAGGCGCATGTCGCAGCGGCTGTTTTGCAGGCAGTGCGGCATGAGCAGCAGGATTTCGCGGGGCTTGAAGTTCCCGGCCTCGGTGAGGACCATCTCGTTGTTCACGTTGATGAACGAGGAGCGGATGCGCTCCTTGCCCACGCCCACGAGCCTGCCGAGCAGGACCATGAGCGGCAGGAAGAGCTTGATGGTCACGCCGCGCAGCCGCCGGGTGAAAAGAAAGGTGCGCCCGGTCCAGATGTTCAGGATCAGTCCGAGGGTGGCCCAGGAGATCAGCAGCAGCAACCCGGCCAGCAGCGCCCCCCAGACCCATTTCAGGGAGGGGTGGATGTTGTCCAGGCCCACGTAGGGCACGATCCAGAGCAGCGCGAGCAGCCCGCAGACCAGGGCGCAGGAACCGGAGATGAGCCCGATGAAGAGGCGTTTCCTGGAGGCCGTCATGCCGTGGCCCTCGCTTGCGCGCAGCGCCGTGGAAGTGCGCTGCCGCCGTGCCGCGACCTCGATTTCAAGCAACACGTTTTGCTATGGCTATCTTTCTGAAAAAACATCCTCATTCCATGAATGAGAGCATTATTTGCAAATGCTCATGTACCCGCAGCAAAAGGCGGTCGCGTCCAATTCCTTGCGGCCTTGGGGCTTCACGCCCGGCGTGAGGTAGACCTTGTCCGCGCAGGCCACGGCCAGGAGGCCTTCTTCCTCGCCCAGGATCTCGCCCGGCGCGGCCTCGCCCTCGGCCAGCTCGCGTCCGACCCGGCCCGGCAGCACGTTCAGCCGCAGCGGCTCGCCCCGGCCCGACCAGAACCAGAACGGACCGGGCCAGGGATACATGGCCCGGATGTGGTCGTGCACCGCTTGCGCGGGACGGTTCCAGTCCACCTCGCCCTCTTCCTTGGTCAGCTTGGGCGCATAGGTGGATTTGGCGTCGTCCTGGGGAATCTCGACCAGCGCGCCGCGCCAGAGCCGCTCCAGGGCCTCCACGATCATCTTGCCGCCCTGCTCGGCCAGCTCGTCGTGGATTTCCCCGGCGTGCTGGTCGTGGCCGATGCGCAGGGCGCGCTGGAGCAGGATCGGACCCGTGTCCAGCCCGGCCTCCATGCGCATGATCGTGGTGCCCGTGATGACCTCGCCCGCTTCGATGGCCCGCTGGATGGGCGCGGCCCCGCGATATTTGGGCAGCAGCGAGGCGTGCACGTTCAGGGGCATCAGCCTGGGAACGTCCAGCACGGCTTGCGGCAGGATCAGGCCGTAGGCCGCGACCACAAGCACGTCCGGCCTGAGGGCGCGAAGTTCTTCCACGGCTTCGGGATTCTTGAAATTCTCCGGCTGGAAAATGGGCGCGCCCAGTTCCAGGGCCAGGGTCTTCACGGGGCTCGGCTGGCAGTGGCGTCCGCGCCCGCAGGGCCGGTCCGGCTGCGTATAGACCCCCACCAGCTCGCAGCCCGGCCACGCGGCCAGATGCCGAAGCACCTCGGCCGCGAAGTCGGGCGTACCCATGAACACCGCGCGCAGCGGCTGCAATCCGGCTACTTCTTCCATTTCTTCACTTTCTTGTCGTACATGGCCCGCTTCAGGCGTCCGGCGCGGTCCACGATGGTCTTGCCGTCCAGGTGGTCGATCTCGTGTTGCAGGATGATGGCCAGCAGCTCGTCCGCGTCGATGCAGACGTCCTTGCCCTTGGCGTCGAGGCCCTTCACGCGCACGCGCTCGCTGCGCTTGATCTTGGCCTGGAATCCGGGGCAGCTCAGGCACGCTTCCTGGGAATCCACCTCGCCTTCGCGCTCCACGATTTCCGGGTTCACGATCACGCGCAGATCCTTGCGTTCCTTGGGTCCGGACTGGTCCACGGTGATCAGGCGAATATTGCGGCCCACCTGCGGGGCCGCCAGGCCCACGCCGTCGTCCGCGTACATGGTTTCGACCATGTCTTCGATGAGTTGTTTCAGTTCCGGCGTGATCTCTTCCACCCGTTCGCACGGCGTGGAAAGAACATCGTCGGGATAGGTGAGTATCTCAAGCTTCATGCGTCCTCCAGAAGGCAAGCATAATCACGCTCGGCCCGTTTGGCAAAACTTATTGGGCGCGCTGCCCGGCATGATGCCCCGGCCGCTTGTTCGTGCGAAAAGTGTCCCGCCCGCCCTTCTTCGCCCAGCAAAAGGACCGCGCCGGGAACCGATGCGCAAGCATCGGTTCCCGGCGCAAAATGGGGTTCATAGGGGCCGCGGGCCCCTATGCCGCCGGAGGCGATTCCCCCTATTCTTCCTCTTTCTTCTCCCGCAGCCGGATGCCCAGTTCCCGCAGCTGCTTCGTGGCCACTCCGGACGGAGCCTCGGTCATCATGCAGGTGGCCTTCTGGGTCTTGGGGAAGGCGATGACGTCGCGGATGGACTTGGCCCCGGTCATGATCATGATCAGCCGGTCCAGGCCGAAGGCGATGCCGCCGTGGGGCGGCGCGCCGAACTTGAGCGCGTCCATGAGGAACCCGAACTTGGCGCGGGCCTCTTCCTCGTCGATGCCCAGGGCGGCGAACATCTTCTGCTGCATTTCCGGGGTGTGGATGCGGATGGAGCCGCCGCCGATCTCGTGTCCGTTGAGCACGAGGTCGTAGGCGCGGGCCAGGGCGTCTCCGGGATTGTCGGTCAGCGTTTCCAGCTGTCCGGGCTGGGCCGAGGTGAAGGGATGGTGCCGGGCGACCCAGCGCTTGTCCTCCTCGTCCCATTCCAGCAG
This window contains:
- a CDS encoding transcription antitermination factor NusB, coding for MKPNKPTKRHDASHNPAAKRSNVPPARAAALEALERCLGLAAPERRQVRETDAQAALDATLSARPLDPRDAALATELFYGVLRSKTRVEYILSRFLDRPESLPPGVLLILCAASHEMLHLDRVPARASVNWGVDAVREAANDGLAGLANAVLRKVAALAEQPLPEGFFGPETPPEEHPDTLARKYACPDWLVELWLDEYGPETGLRYLQAQALPPALGIAVQHRHPRAAEIAASLAARPGLLGSSGLGLAFAAGTHLDDLPDETLVRQSFAGREALLALDPGSWPDPVWDACSGRGGKTRLLLELGKSVLASDIHRGRIRALQAEQPEVEAVAASALERPPFSTPPRTILLDAPCSGLGTLSRRPDIKWKRSEDDFDDLVELQAAMLENAWKRLPRGGLLAYLTCTLNPDENERQIAAFLAGHPDAELRTEWTTDPDAKWGEFFYAALLAK
- a CDS encoding DUF116 domain-containing protein gives rise to the protein MTASRKRLFIGLISGSCALVCGLLALLWIVPYVGLDNIHPSLKWVWGALLAGLLLLISWATLGLILNIWTGRTFLFTRRLRGVTIKLFLPLMVLLGRLVGVGKERIRSSFINVNNEMVLTEAGNFKPREILLLMPHCLQNSRCDMRLTYDINNCKRCGKCPLKGLLELHDKYGVHLAIATGGTIARRIVVQKRPRMIIAVACERDLSSGIQDTYPLPVYGVLNERPNGPCLDTFVALDLVEKALLRFLAPEYHHGAGEAQRGQAIATAGAAGADNEAE
- the fmt gene encoding methionyl-tRNA formyltransferase — encoded protein: MEEVAGLQPLRAVFMGTPDFAAEVLRHLAAWPGCELVGVYTQPDRPCGRGRHCQPSPVKTLALELGAPIFQPENFKNPEAVEELRALRPDVLVVAAYGLILPQAVLDVPRLMPLNVHASLLPKYRGAAPIQRAIEAGEVITGTTIMRMEAGLDTGPILLQRALRIGHDQHAGEIHDELAEQGGKMIVEALERLWRGALVEIPQDDAKSTYAPKLTKEEGEVDWNRPAQAVHDHIRAMYPWPGPFWFWSGRGEPLRLNVLPGRVGRELAEGEAAPGEILGEEEGLLAVACADKVYLTPGVKPQGRKELDATAFCCGYMSICK
- the def gene encoding peptide deformylase, with product MKLEILTYPDDVLSTPCERVEEITPELKQLIEDMVETMYADDGVGLAAPQVGRNIRLITVDQSGPKERKDLRVIVNPEIVEREGEVDSQEACLSCPGFQAKIKRSERVRVKGLDAKGKDVCIDADELLAIILQHEIDHLDGKTIVDRAGRLKRAMYDKKVKKWKK